From Mumia sp. ZJ1417:
GGTTTGAGAACTTCACAGTGGACGCGAGTGTCTTTGTAGTGTGTGTAATTTGCAAGCTACTAAGGGCACATGGTGGATGCCTTGGCATCGAGAGCCGATGAAGGACGTAGGAGTCTGCGATAAGCCCTGGGGAGCTGACAACCGAGCTGTGATCCGGGGGTGTCCGAATGGGGAAACCCGGCCAGAGTTATGTCTGGTCACCGGCGCCTGAACACATAGGGCGTTCGGAGGGAACGTGGGGAAGTGAAACATCTCAGTACCCACAGGAAGAGAAAACAACAGTGATTCCGTGAGTAGTGGCGAGCGAAAGCGGATGAGGCTAAACCGTGCGGATGTGAGAGACGGCAGTTGTTGTCCGTGCGGGGTCGTGGGAGCGCATTGCTGGTTCTGCCGAGCTGGCGAGAAGTGATAAAACTCAGGTGAAGTCGAAGGGCCTGGAATGGTCCGGCGTAGAGGGTGAGACCCCTGTAGGCGTAAGTCTGAGTCTTCTTTTGTGTTATCCCGAGTAACGCGTGACTCCTGGAATTGCGCGTGAATTTGGCGGGACCACCCGTTAAGCCTAAATACTCCTCGATGACCGATAGCGGACAAGTACCGTGAGGGAAAGGTGAAAAGTACCCCGGGAGGGGAGTGAAATAGTACCTGAAACCATGTGCCTACAATCCGTCGGAGCGATCCCTTGTGGGTTGTGACGGCGTGCCTTTTGAAGAATGAGCCTGCGAGTTAGTGGTACGTGGCGAGGTTAACCCGTTGGGGGGTAGCCGTAGCGAAAGCGAGTCCGAATAGGGCGTTGAGTCGCGTGCTCTAGACCCGAAGCGGAGTGATCTATCCATGGGCAGGTTGAAGCGCGGGTAAGACCGCGTGGAGGACCGAACCCACTTAGGTTAAAAACTGAGGGGATGACCTGTGGATAGGGGTGAAAGGCCAATCAAACTCCGTGATAGCTGGTTCTCCCCGAAATGCATTTAGGTGCAGCGTCGTTTGTTTCTTGCCGGAGGTAGAGCACTGGATGATCTAGGGGGCCTACAAGCTTACCGAAATCAGCCAAACTCCGAATGCCGGCAAGTGAGAGAGCGGCAGTGAGACTGCGGGGGATAAGCTCCGTAGTCGAGAGGGAAACAGCCCAGACCATCAGCTAAGGCCCCTAAGCGATTGCTAAGTGGAAAAGGATGTGGAGTCGCACAGACAACCAGGAGGTTGGCTTAGAAGCAGCCATCCTTGAAAGAGTGCGTAATAGCTCACTGGTCAAGTGATTCTGCGCCGACAATTTAGCGGGGCTCAAGCAATCCGCCGAAGCTATGGCATTCATACGTGTACTCGGCCCCTTGTGGGTCCAGGTGTGTGGATGGGTAGGGGAGCGTCGTGTGGCGTGTGAAGCGGCGGGGTGACCCAGCCGTGGATGCCACACGAGTGAGAATGCAGGCATGAGTAGCGAATGAGGAGTGAGAAACTCTTCCGCCGAATGACCAAGGGTTCCAGGGTCAAGCTAATCTGCCCTGGGTAAGTCGGGACCTAAGGCGAGGCCGACAGGCGTAGTCGATGGACAACGGGTTGATATTCCCGTACCGGCGTTGGTGCGCCCATGCTGAATCAGTGATGCTAAGCACCCGAGCTGAGCTTGATCACCCTTCGGGGTGGCGTGTCTTGGTGAGCGTGTGACCCGAACTGGTAGTAGGCAAGTGATGGGGTGACGCAGGAAGGTAGCTCATCGCGGCGATGGTTGTCCGCGTGTAAGGACGTAGGGCGACAGATAGGTAAATCCGTCTGTCATGTGCCTGAGATCTGATGCCGAGCCGTTTTGGCGAAGTGAGTGATCCTATGCTGTCGAGAAAAGCCTCTAGCGAGTACCAGAGCCGCCCGTACCCCAAACCGACACAGGTGGTCAGGTAGAGAATACCAAGGCGATCGAGTGAATCGTGGTTAAGGAACTCGGCAAAATGCCCCCGTAACTTCGGGAGAAGGGGGGCCTGATTCGTGAACACCCTTGCGGTGGGAAGCGATGAGGGCCGCAGAGACCAGGCCCAAGCGACTGTTTACTAAAAACACAGGTCCGTGCGAAGAAGTAATTCGATGTATACGGACTGACTCCTGCCCGGTGCTGGAAGGTTAAGGGGACGTGTTAGCCGTAAGGCGAAGCACTGAACTTAAGCCCCAGTAAACGGCGGTGGTAACTATAACCATCCTAAGGTAGCGAAATTCCTTGTCGGGTAAGTTCCGACCTGCACGAATGGAGTAACGACTTGGGCGCTGTCTCAACCACGAGCTCGGCGAAATTGCACTACGAGTAAAGATGCTCGTTACGCGCGGCAGGACGGAAAGACCCCGGGACCTTCACTACAGCTTGGTATTGGTGTTTGGTTCGACTTGTGTAGGATAGGTGGGAGACTGTGAAGCGGCCACGCCAGTGGTTGTGGAGTCAATGTTGAAATACCACTCTGGTCGTACTAGATATCTAACTTAGGTCCGTGATCCGGATCAGGGACAGTGCCTGGTGGGTAGTTTAACTGGGGCGGTTGCCTCCTAAAATGTAACGGAGGCGCCCAAAGGTTCCCTCAGCCTGGTTGGCAATCAGGTGTTGAGTGTAAGTGCACAAGGGAGCTTGACTGTGACACCGACGGGTGGAGCAGGGACGAAAGTCGGGACTAGTGACCCGGCGCTGGCATGTGGAAGCGGCGTCGCTCAACGGATAAAAGGTACCCCGGGGATAACAGGCTGATCTTCCCCAAGAGTCCATATCGACGGGATGGTTTGGCACCTCGATGTCGGCTCGTCGCATCCTGGGGCTGGAGCAGGTCCCAAGGGTTGGGCTGTTCGCCCATTAAAGCGGCACGCGAGCTGGGTTTAGAACGTCGTGAGACAGTTCGGTCCCTATCCGCCGCGCGCGTAGGAAACTTGAGAAAGGCTGTCCCTAGTACGAGAGGACCGGGATGGACGAACCTCTGGTGTGTCAGTTGTTCTGCCAAGAGCACTGCTGATTAGCTACGTTCGGGAGTGATAACCGCTGAAAGCATCTAAGCGGGAAGCACGTTTCAAGATGAGGTTTCCCACCCTTCGTGGGTTAAGGCCCCCAGTAGACCACTGGGTTGATAGGCCGGAAGTGTAAGCGTAGCAATGCGTGCAGCTGACCGGTACTAATAGGCCGAGGGCTTGTCTACACACATTTACAAAGACATTATGCGTCCACTGTGAGGTTCTGGGATCACAACCCATTACAACAACAGAACAGAGTTGTTGGTTGTGTAATCCTGTAGGGTTACGGCGGCCATGGCGAAGGGGAAACACCCGGCAACATTCCGAACCCGGAAGTTAAGCCCTTCAGCGCCGATGGTACTGCACGGGAGACTGTGTGGGAGAGTAGGACGCCGCCGGACAATATTTAGGCCGTAGGCCGTCACCAATGGTGACGGCCTACGGTCATTTTTGCGTTCCCTCCCGGCATCTTTCGCGGGTCCCGCAGAAGACGAGCTGGTGCTCAGTCCCAGCGACGCATGACCATGCCCACGCGGGGCTTCGGGCGGAACCACGAGGACTTGTGGGGGAGCAGCCGCCCCGACGTCGCGGCGCGGGTGACCGTGGCGAGCGTCGGGGTGGCGAGAAGCAGAGCGACACCGCCGGCCTCCTCAGCTGCTCTGGCGGCGCCACGGAGGTCCGGGTCATAAGCGACCGCGTCGGACTCGAGACCGTGGTGCGGCGTGAAGACGTCCTCGACCCAGCGCGGCGCGCACTCGTACGCATCCACGCCGAGGAAACGACGACCGTCCGTCAGGACGCATCGCGACTCTCCGACCGAGACGAATCCTTCGGCCGCATCGGCGTCTGCGAGCTCGACGACGGGCAGCGGGAGCCCCTTGAGCGCCTCGTCGAGATCCATGTCGGAGACGACCCGGTGGATCGGTCCGACGCTCACCGACGGCCGGTCGAGGACGAGGGTGAGCGCGAAGCGCCCTGCACGCTCGGGCGACGTCCGCCAGGCCGCGTACCGGTGGTGGCCGTCGGCGATCACGAGCGACTGCTCAGCGAGGCGCGCGGCGAGCGCGGCGGTGATCGAGGGGTCGGAGACCGCCCAGACCTCGTCGCTGCGCCCGGGGGCATGCGCCGTGTGGTCGGCGGAACGGGACACCACCGTGTCGAGCAGCGGTGCGACCGGCGCGTCGGTCGTGTACGCCGTGATCGGCTCCCACTGGGCGCGGGTCGCCTCCGCGAGGCGCGCCTGCCTGATCGCGTACGCGGCGATTACGTCCTCGTGGGGACGCAGCCGTCCGGACTCGAGGTCGACCAGTGCCATGACCCCAAGCGCCTCGCGGCCGTCCTCGACGGTGCGGGAGGCGTAGATCGCCGGCTCGGGATCTTCGCCGAGGACTCCGTCGGCGAGCCAAGCCTCCGCCGTCCGCGCTGCTGTCTGGGGGTCGTTGTCGCGGAAGGCGGGTTCGAGAAGTCGGAGAACGTGGTGCGCCGGCAGCTCCGCCGGGAGGTGGGACCAGCTGACGCCGGGCACATAGGTGCGGGACGAGACGACCTCGTCGCCGCCCCGGAAACCCACAGCCCTGAAAGGGCGGATCACGCCGTTGTCCACCGGTGCATCGTAGGCCAGTGCTGCGGGGCCTACGCTGGTCGGCGATGTCTGACCACACGAATCCCCCTGATCCTCGCCGACGCGCCGTCCACACCCTGGCGGCGTGCGACACCGCGCTGCGCGAGGCGTACGACGTGGCGATGCTCGACCTCGACGGGGTCGTCTACCGCGGCGAGGACGCCGTCGACCATGCTGCTGACGCGCTCGCCGAGGCCGCGGATGCCGGGATGCGGCTGGCGTACGTGACGAACAACGCCTCTCGTACGCCGTCCGACGTCGTCGCGAAGCTGCGCGGACTCGCGATGCCGACGGACGACGACAGCGTCGTGACGTCGGCTCAGGCAGCCGGGCGACTGGTCGCCGACGCCGTTCCTCGAGGCTCTCGGGTGCTGGTGGTCGGAGGGGCGGGGCTCGTCGAGGCTCTCCAGGAGCACGGTCTCGTACCGGTGAGCAGCGCCGAGGACGCGCCGGCAGCCGTCGTCCAGGGGTTCTCACCCGAGCTCGACTGGGCGCAGCTCGCCGAGGGGGCGTATGCGGCGGCGAGCGGCATCCCCTGGATCGTCAGCAACATGGACGGGTCGATCCCGACCGCGCGCGGTATGGCGCCCGGCAACGGGACGCTCGTCGCCGCCGTCGCGACGGCCTCGGGCCGCGTCCCGGAGGTCGCCGGCAAGCCGTACGCGCCGCTCTTCGACGAGACCGTCCTTCGTGTCGGGGGCGAGCACCCGCTCGTGGTCGGCGACCGGCTCGACACCGACATCGAGGGCGCCAACAACGTCGGCGGCGACAGCCTCCTCGTCTTCACCGGCGTGTGCGACCTCGACACAGTCGTCGCGGCCACGGCGTACGCGCGGCCGACGTTCCTCGCACCCGACCTCCGTGGGCTGGCACTGCTTCAGCGCGCCGTCACGGTCGACGGTCTCGAGGCGGCGCGGTGCGGAGGCTCCGCTGTCCTGTGGCACGAGGGTCGTCTCGTCGTCGACGGCTCCGCCGCGCCGGAGGATGCACAGGCCGCCGTCGACCTCCTTCGAGCGGCGGTGGCCCTGGCATGGCACCACCGAGACGAGGTCGGGGGCGAGACGTTCGACCGACTCGACGTCTCCGACGTGCGTGACGCGCTCGGTCAGTGGGGAGTGCGATGATCGACAGGCCGACACGAAGGAGCACGCGATGACCGAAGGCGGAGCCGCAGACCACGACGAGCCTGCACGCGACCCACGGGTCGACGCCGTGCTGAGCGACCTCGAGCGGCTGGCCGACCTGCCCGTCGAGTCGCACCTCGAGGTGTACGAGGCGGTCCACGCCAAGCTGCGTGAGGTGCTGCAGACCGCGGGCCAGGCCCCCGGTCCTCGCCCGCCGACGCCGCCTGGCCCCACGCCCCCACGGCCCGAGGCCCCGTGAGCAGGCGCCTGCGCCTCGATGCCGAGCTCGTCCGCCGCGGACTTGCCCGGTCGCGCGAGCAGGCCAGCGACCTGATCGCGCAGGGGCGCGTGTCCGTGGCAGGCGCGCGGGCGGGCAAGGCCGCGACCCAGGTGACCACGGACCAGGCGATCGTGGTCCGCGACGCGCGGAGCGACCCCGGCTATGCGTCTCGTGGGGCGTACAAGCTCCTCGGGGCCCTCGAGGCCTTCGAGCCGCTCGGCCTGACGGTCGAGGGTCGTCGGTGCCTCGATGCGGGCGCGTCCACCGGCGGGTTCACCGACGTCCTGCTGCGGCGTGGCGTACGCGAGGTCGTCGCGGTCGACGTCGGCTACGGCCAGCTCGTGTGGGCGCTTCAGCAGGATCCTCGCGTCGACGTCCACGACCGGACGAATGTCCGTGACCTCGAGCCCGAGGCGCTCGGCGGTCTCGTCGATCTCATCGTGTCCGACCTGTCCTTCATCTCGTTGACGCTCGTGATGCCTGCCCTCGCCCGCGTCTGCGTGGACGACGGCGACATGGTGCTGATGGTCAAGCCGCAGTTCGAGGTGGGAAAGGATCGCGTCGGCAAGAAGGGCGTGGTGCGTGACCCGGATCTTCACGTCGACGCCGTCCTCGGGGTCTGCGCTGCCGCTGCGGCGACGGGCTGGGGGACCCGCGCGGTGGCGGCGAGCCCGTTGCCCGGCCCGACCGGCAACGTCGAGTACTTTGGGTGGTTCCGGCGCGACGCCGCTGCAGTCACCGAGGACGAGGTGCGCGCTGCGGTGGACGCGGGACCGCTGGGCCGGCCGAGTGGAGGGGAGCAGCGATGAGCACCGAATCCTCGATGCCCGGCACGCGGCGCGTGCTGATCCTCGCTCACACGGGGCGCGAAGAGGCCAACAAGGTCGCCGCGGAGTTCGCTCAGGCGATGGTCGCCGAGGGGATCGCGGTCAGGGTCGTCAACGAGGACGCCGCGGCGCTGGAGCGCTGGGGGCTTCCGGACGCCGAGGTCGTGCCCGTGACGGTCGACGCCGGGCGTGACTGCGAGCTGGCCGTGGTCTTCGGCGGCGACGGGACGATCCTGCGGGCGGCCGAGCTCGTCCGCGAGTGCGGCACGCCGCTCGTCGGGGTCAACCTCGGCCACGTGGGGTTCCTCGCCGAGGCGGACGTCGACGACCTCGACTACACGGTGCGACGCGTCGTGGCCCGTGACTACACGGTCGAAGAGCGGATGACCGTCGACGCGCGGGTCTTCGTCGACGATCGCGAGGTTGCGCGCAGCTGGGCGCTCAACGAGGCCACCGTCGAGAAGGCCTCCCGCGAGCGGATGCTCGAGGTCATCGTCGCGATCGACGACCGCCCCGTCTCTCGCTGGGGCTGCGACGGCGTCGTCTGTGCGACCCCGACAGGCTCCACGGCCTACAACTTCAGCGCCGGCGGCCCGGTCGTCTGGCCCGAGGTTGAGGCGCTGCTGATGGTCCCCATCAGCGCCCACGCCCTCTTCGCCCGCCCGATGGTCGTCTCTCCGACGTCGCTCCTGGCGATCCAGGTGATCCCCGAGGCGCCGGCGTCCGGGGTGCTCTGGTGCGACGGCAGGCGGACGTACGAGCTGCCGCCGGGCGCCCGTGTCGAGGTCAGGCAGGGTGAGAAGTCCATCCGGCTCGCCCGGCTGCACCAGGCCCCCTTCACCGACCGGCTCGTCCGCAAGT
This genomic window contains:
- a CDS encoding HAD-IIA family hydrolase → MSDHTNPPDPRRRAVHTLAACDTALREAYDVAMLDLDGVVYRGEDAVDHAADALAEAADAGMRLAYVTNNASRTPSDVVAKLRGLAMPTDDDSVVTSAQAAGRLVADAVPRGSRVLVVGGAGLVEALQEHGLVPVSSAEDAPAAVVQGFSPELDWAQLAEGAYAAASGIPWIVSNMDGSIPTARGMAPGNGTLVAAVATASGRVPEVAGKPYAPLFDETVLRVGGEHPLVVGDRLDTDIEGANNVGGDSLLVFTGVCDLDTVVAATAYARPTFLAPDLRGLALLQRAVTVDGLEAARCGGSAVLWHEGRLVVDGSAAPEDAQAAVDLLRAAVALAWHHRDEVGGETFDRLDVSDVRDALGQWGVR
- a CDS encoding DUF1015 family protein, which produces MDNGVIRPFRAVGFRGGDEVVSSRTYVPGVSWSHLPAELPAHHVLRLLEPAFRDNDPQTAARTAEAWLADGVLGEDPEPAIYASRTVEDGREALGVMALVDLESGRLRPHEDVIAAYAIRQARLAEATRAQWEPITAYTTDAPVAPLLDTVVSRSADHTAHAPGRSDEVWAVSDPSITAALAARLAEQSLVIADGHHRYAAWRTSPERAGRFALTLVLDRPSVSVGPIHRVVSDMDLDEALKGLPLPVVELADADAAEGFVSVGESRCVLTDGRRFLGVDAYECAPRWVEDVFTPHHGLESDAVAYDPDLRGAARAAEEAGGVALLLATPTLATVTRAATSGRLLPHKSSWFRPKPRVGMVMRRWD
- a CDS encoding NAD kinase → MSTESSMPGTRRVLILAHTGREEANKVAAEFAQAMVAEGIAVRVVNEDAAALERWGLPDAEVVPVTVDAGRDCELAVVFGGDGTILRAAELVRECGTPLVGVNLGHVGFLAEADVDDLDYTVRRVVARDYTVEERMTVDARVFVDDREVARSWALNEATVEKASRERMLEVIVAIDDRPVSRWGCDGVVCATPTGSTAYNFSAGGPVVWPEVEALLMVPISAHALFARPMVVSPTSLLAIQVIPEAPASGVLWCDGRRTYELPPGARVEVRQGEKSIRLARLHQAPFTDRLVRKFDLPVSGWRGAAALRRTEEA
- a CDS encoding TlyA family RNA methyltransferase, producing MSRRLRLDAELVRRGLARSREQASDLIAQGRVSVAGARAGKAATQVTTDQAIVVRDARSDPGYASRGAYKLLGALEAFEPLGLTVEGRRCLDAGASTGGFTDVLLRRGVREVVAVDVGYGQLVWALQQDPRVDVHDRTNVRDLEPEALGGLVDLIVSDLSFISLTLVMPALARVCVDDGDMVLMVKPQFEVGKDRVGKKGVVRDPDLHVDAVLGVCAAAAATGWGTRAVAASPLPGPTGNVEYFGWFRRDAAAVTEDEVRAAVDAGPLGRPSGGEQR